A DNA window from Haloactinospora alba contains the following coding sequences:
- a CDS encoding phage major capsid protein — protein sequence MGTPIPDEEPRSIEDREARIAEIDERIAELDAEYSGTRMADEAREEWNSLNSERDNHLTTVQEMRARRQRLQEVSRTQPNAGERADATAQAPSFVKSRGADIYEISRLRADSSSEEEYRDKLHDNARRAIERAKFPPDAGRSREDVAEHVEDLLARTDSRDGWLAKRILTTGNPVYDRAFGKAVMHGPHTWTAEEQRQMALSPDSAGGFAVPFQLDPTVILTSDGSTSPLRQIARVEQITSKTWQGVTSQGITVSRSGEGAEADDDSFTISQPEVTPSRVIANVPFSVEVDQDWPQLRSEISRLLMDAKEREEDSSFVTGDGSGNNPNGVVATLAASSEVLDGGSFDVDDLYSLEEALPVRSRGRGRFLANKSVYNDVRSLSTGSDGGDLWVRLGSGQPSELLGYPAHEASAMAGSGTEGNRYLLFGDFSQFLIVDRLGMTVELQPHVLGSSNQRWTGQRAVVAIWRNSSLVLADNAFRVLVNGT from the coding sequence ATGGGAACCCCAATCCCTGACGAGGAACCCCGGTCGATAGAGGACCGTGAGGCGCGGATCGCTGAGATCGACGAGCGCATCGCCGAACTCGACGCCGAGTATTCCGGAACCCGCATGGCGGATGAGGCCCGTGAGGAGTGGAACAGTCTCAACTCAGAGCGGGACAATCATCTGACCACGGTGCAGGAGATGCGGGCGCGGCGTCAGCGGCTGCAGGAGGTCTCGCGGACCCAGCCCAACGCTGGTGAGCGGGCCGATGCCACAGCGCAGGCCCCGTCGTTCGTTAAGAGTCGTGGTGCGGACATCTACGAGATCTCGCGGCTGCGAGCGGATTCCTCCTCTGAGGAGGAGTACCGGGACAAGCTGCACGACAACGCGCGCCGCGCCATCGAGCGGGCGAAATTCCCGCCCGACGCCGGACGGTCCCGAGAGGATGTAGCCGAGCACGTCGAGGATCTGCTCGCGCGCACCGACTCGCGTGACGGGTGGCTGGCCAAGCGCATCCTCACGACCGGTAATCCGGTCTATGACCGGGCGTTCGGTAAAGCGGTCATGCACGGGCCGCACACCTGGACGGCGGAAGAGCAGCGGCAGATGGCCCTGAGTCCGGACTCGGCTGGTGGTTTCGCTGTGCCGTTCCAGTTGGACCCGACTGTGATTCTGACGAGCGATGGTTCGACGTCGCCGCTGCGGCAGATCGCCCGGGTGGAGCAGATCACGTCCAAGACGTGGCAAGGCGTCACCTCGCAGGGGATCACGGTGTCGCGGTCCGGGGAGGGCGCCGAGGCGGACGACGACAGCTTCACGATCTCCCAGCCCGAGGTGACGCCGTCCCGGGTGATCGCGAACGTTCCGTTCTCCGTGGAGGTGGACCAGGACTGGCCGCAGCTCCGCTCGGAGATCAGCCGTCTGCTGATGGACGCCAAGGAACGCGAGGAGGACAGCTCTTTCGTCACCGGCGACGGGTCGGGCAACAACCCGAACGGTGTCGTGGCGACGCTGGCCGCCAGCTCGGAGGTGCTCGACGGCGGCAGCTTCGACGTCGACGACCTCTACTCACTGGAAGAGGCGCTTCCCGTCCGGAGCCGCGGACGGGGACGGTTCTTGGCGAACAAGAGCGTGTACAACGACGTGCGCAGCCTGTCTACCGGCTCCGATGGTGGCGACCTGTGGGTGCGCCTCGGATCGGGCCAGCCGAGTGAACTGCTGGGCTACCCGGCGCACGAGGCATCGGCCATGGCCGGGTCCGGCACCGAGGGCAACAGGTACCTGTTGTTCGGCGACTTCAGCCAGTTCCTGATCGTGGACCGGCTGGGGATGACGGTGGAGCTGCAGCCCCACGTGCTCGGCAGCTCGAACCAGCGGTGGACCGGTCAGAGGGCGGTCGTCGCGATCTGGCGTAACTCCAGCCTGGTGCTGGCGGACAACGCGTTCCGTGTGCTGGTCAACGGCACCTGA
- a CDS encoding Lsr2 family DNA-binding protein, with translation MSYAIRAHPDRADLVADLLARLGLDETHVVWDRWGDSWDTGRRAWQAHDPDADWHLVIEDDAIVSRDLLPAVEQTVETLPEQSVLSLYLGREGSRGIAAAAERATTRGAAWVQAPHLVWGVAIAAPTASIPAMLDWCDRLEWPSRVYDTRLAAYYQHRAWPAWYPVPSWVDHGGAPSLLGRGARRQALAFVGADASALEELGRDGGVVRARTRTRKETTVSDTDLVIAKTSAVVRHHGRRAVIQKGTTVAEKGADIVRDHEHLWEPIRVDYPAEQGSRGRRVEDTTAAPGQVREADTTVAAAPKEEPTTEAPAEPTTKQVRRWAKEQGYEVPSSGKLPEDLVAAYKRAHGGGW, from the coding sequence GTGAGCTACGCGATCCGTGCCCACCCCGACCGGGCCGACCTCGTCGCCGACCTGCTCGCCCGGCTCGGCCTCGACGAGACCCACGTGGTGTGGGACCGGTGGGGCGACAGCTGGGACACCGGCCGCAGGGCGTGGCAGGCCCACGACCCGGATGCGGACTGGCACCTGGTCATCGAGGACGATGCGATCGTGAGCCGGGACCTACTGCCCGCCGTCGAACAGACCGTGGAGACTCTGCCGGAGCAGTCGGTGCTGTCGCTCTACCTCGGTCGTGAAGGCAGCCGAGGCATCGCCGCCGCAGCCGAGCGCGCCACCACCCGCGGGGCCGCATGGGTGCAAGCGCCCCACCTGGTATGGGGAGTGGCGATCGCCGCCCCGACGGCTTCCATCCCGGCGATGCTCGACTGGTGCGACCGGCTGGAGTGGCCGTCGCGCGTGTACGACACACGTCTGGCCGCCTACTACCAGCACCGCGCCTGGCCCGCCTGGTACCCGGTGCCGTCGTGGGTTGACCACGGTGGGGCGCCCTCTCTGCTGGGGCGGGGCGCGCGCCGCCAGGCGCTGGCCTTCGTCGGCGCGGATGCCTCAGCGCTGGAGGAGCTCGGCCGGGACGGCGGTGTCGTCCGCGCCCGCACGCGAACACGCAAGGAGACCACTGTGTCAGACACCGATCTTGTCATCGCCAAGACCAGCGCTGTGGTGCGCCACCACGGCCGCCGCGCGGTGATCCAGAAGGGGACCACGGTCGCCGAGAAGGGGGCCGACATCGTGCGCGATCACGAACACTTGTGGGAGCCGATCCGGGTGGACTACCCGGCGGAGCAGGGATCACGCGGCCGGCGGGTTGAGGACACCACCGCCGCGCCCGGCCAGGTCCGCGAGGCAGACACCACCGTGGCCGCCGCGCCGAAGGAAGAACCCACCACGGAGGCACCGGCGGAGCCGACCACGAAGCAGGTCCGCCGGTGGGCCAAGGAACAGGGCTACGAGGTGCCCAGCTCCGGCAAGCTCCCCGAGGACCTGGTGGCCGCCTACAAGCGGGCACACGGCGGCGGGTGGTAA
- a CDS encoding head-tail connector protein, with the protein MAIGDPYASLAELKARLSIVDTEDDDALNGALAAASRGVNQFCQRQFNKSTTASDRQFAATTSTLLLVDDFHTTTDLVIDGDPYDSGTHTLEPLGGIVDGEPGWPYWRIRGADFSGVVEVTAQWGWAEVPESITEATLMTAIEIFKMKDSPFGVQGNAEMGLIRIRENHRVSQILAPYRRRAVAVA; encoded by the coding sequence ATGGCCATCGGAGACCCGTACGCCAGCCTGGCGGAGCTGAAGGCGCGGCTGAGCATCGTCGATACCGAGGACGATGACGCGCTCAACGGGGCGCTCGCCGCCGCGAGTAGGGGCGTGAATCAGTTCTGCCAGCGCCAGTTCAACAAGTCGACCACGGCCAGCGACCGCCAGTTCGCGGCGACCACATCGACGCTGCTGCTGGTGGACGACTTCCACACCACCACTGACCTGGTGATCGACGGAGACCCCTACGACTCCGGCACGCACACGCTGGAACCGCTCGGCGGGATTGTCGACGGCGAACCCGGCTGGCCCTACTGGCGCATCCGCGGCGCGGACTTCTCGGGCGTGGTGGAGGTGACCGCCCAGTGGGGGTGGGCTGAGGTGCCCGAGTCGATCACCGAGGCCACGCTGATGACGGCGATCGAGATCTTCAAGATGAAGGACAGTCCCTTCGGTGTCCAGGGCAACGCCGAGATGGGACTGATCCGGATCCGAGAGAACCACCGCGTATCCCAAATACTTGCGCCCTACCGGCGCCGGGCCGTGGCGGTGGCGTGA